Proteins from a single region of Gloeocapsa sp. DLM2.Bin57:
- a CDS encoding pentapeptide repeat-containing protein has translation MSDYQPHQYVSMELEIIPVTSDQFELYLSLQFTPQWQPVGTGRLQLSLQGGNLRLRLDNAQIVKVISQPQPGWELIASESTGDLVWLVKSLPSSPSKSLLASFTTTTADYQTTATFSPTPAGISFKAIEGLWRHDLSPNKHAVLDRQLALCLYKQILFDQIYAVNKTNPSQVFNLPTITPEILTQLKDVINQVYNAQTDNFTELMAMITLNPLVDLAGGNFLATNMNGIQLNSANLSQTNWRGADLTDADLSETDLSYANLAGADLSGAYFGNANLQHADLHRASLALANLIGADLSYANLSETNLTQANFSGATLDGAIFQHNLGLSSELKQYLQEKGAVLRN, from the coding sequence ATGTCTGATTATCAACCTCATCAATACGTCTCTATGGAGTTAGAGATTATCCCTGTTACTTCCGACCAATTTGAACTCTATTTGAGTCTTCAATTTACCCCACAATGGCAACCTGTGGGTACAGGTCGTTTACAATTATCTCTCCAAGGTGGTAATTTGCGACTTAGGCTAGATAATGCTCAAATAGTCAAGGTAATTAGTCAACCTCAACCAGGTTGGGAGTTGATCGCTTCAGAATCTACGGGAGATTTAGTCTGGTTGGTCAAATCTCTACCCTCTTCACCCTCAAAATCTCTACTCGCTAGTTTTACTACTACAACAGCTGATTATCAGACTACGGCTACTTTTAGCCCAACACCCGCGGGAATCTCTTTTAAGGCGATCGAGGGTTTATGGCGTCATGATTTGAGTCCTAATAAACACGCTGTCCTAGACAGACAACTTGCTTTGTGTCTGTATAAACAGATACTTTTTGACCAAATTTATGCTGTAAATAAAACCAATCCTTCTCAAGTATTCAACCTACCTACCATCACTCCAGAAATCCTAACTCAATTAAAGGATGTGATTAACCAAGTCTATAACGCTCAAACCGATAATTTTACCGAGTTAATGGCTATGATTACCTTAAACCCCTTAGTTGATTTAGCAGGAGGTAATTTTCTCGCTACCAATATGAATGGAATACAACTTAATAGCGCTAATCTGAGTCAAACCAATTGGCGAGGAGCAGATTTAACCGACGCAGATTTAAGCGAAACAGACTTGAGTTATGCTAATCTCGCAGGTGCTGATCTCAGTGGCGCTTATTTCGGTAATGCTAATCTACAACACGCTGATTTACACCGCGCTAGTCTCGCTTTAGCTAACCTTATTGGAGCAGATCTCAGTTACGCTAATCTCTCTGAAACTAATCTCACTCAAGCTAATTTTAGTGGAGCTACCCTCGATGGGGCAATTTTTCAACATAATCTAGGACTAAGTTCAGAACTTAAGCAGTATCTACAAGAAAAAGGAGCAGTATTACGAAACTAA
- a CDS encoding urease subunit beta — protein sequence MMIPGEIITLPGEIEINQNRPTIKLTVANTGDRPIQVGSHFHFFEVNSALSFEREATKGMRLNIPSGTAIRFEPGDEKEVELVKIGGTRAIYGFNGLVNGLLEE from the coding sequence ATAATGATTCCAGGAGAAATAATTACCCTTCCAGGTGAAATCGAAATCAATCAAAATCGCCCGACTATTAAACTAACGGTAGCTAATACAGGCGATCGCCCTATACAAGTTGGGTCACACTTCCATTTCTTTGAAGTCAATTCAGCGTTAAGTTTTGAACGAGAAGCAACTAAAGGAATGCGCTTAAATATACCCTCCGGGACAGCTATACGCTTTGAACCAGGAGACGAAAAAGAAGTAGAATTAGTAAAAATCGGCGGAACAAGAGCGATTTATGGGTTTAATGGGCTAGTAAATGGGTTATTAGAGGAATAA
- a CDS encoding sulfite oxidase-like oxidoreductase: protein MEGKFFSKPDPSLSDRVPPGQRVAKGFPVLTYGETPLISIEDWQLRVSGLATPKSFSWSDLISLPQSQFTADFHCVTRWSKLDVQWTGVKVTDFLTQVELTTQPQHVLLHCYGGYTTNLTWSDFAREDNFLAHQLFAEPLPQERGGPVRLVVPHLYAWKSAKWLNGIEFLTEEKLGFWEVNGYHSRGEPWQEQRYS from the coding sequence ATGGAAGGCAAATTTTTTAGTAAACCTGATCCCTCCTTGAGCGATCGCGTTCCCCCTGGTCAACGTGTGGCTAAGGGTTTCCCCGTCTTAACCTATGGAGAAACCCCTCTAATCTCTATTGAAGATTGGCAATTACGAGTCTCGGGGTTAGCTACTCCTAAATCTTTTTCTTGGTCTGATTTGATTAGTTTACCTCAATCTCAGTTTACCGCTGATTTTCACTGCGTTACCCGTTGGTCAAAATTAGATGTACAGTGGACAGGAGTTAAAGTTACTGATTTTCTAACTCAAGTTGAACTTACTACTCAACCCCAACACGTTTTATTGCATTGTTACGGTGGTTATACCACTAATCTAACTTGGTCAGATTTTGCCAGAGAAGATAATTTCCTCGCCCATCAGTTATTTGCTGAACCTTTACCCCAAGAAAGAGGAGGTCCCGTACGTCTAGTTGTTCCTCACCTCTACGCTTGGAAAAGCGCAAAATGGCTCAATGGGATTGAATTTCTAACCGAGGAAAAACTAGGCTTTTGGGAAGTTAATGGTTATCATTCTCGGGGCGAACCTTGGCAAGAGCAAAGGTATAGCTAA
- the ureA gene encoding urease subunit gamma: MQLSPQEKDKLLIFTAALLAERRKAKGIKLNYPESVAYITAAILEGAREGRSVAELMSYGKTILTKDDLMEGVAEMILEVQVEATFPDGTKLVTVHNPIN, encoded by the coding sequence ATGCAATTATCCCCCCAAGAAAAAGATAAACTATTAATCTTTACCGCAGCTTTACTCGCCGAAAGACGTAAAGCCAAAGGTATTAAACTAAACTACCCTGAGTCAGTAGCATATATTACAGCAGCAATACTAGAAGGAGCAAGGGAAGGACGTAGCGTAGCTGAATTGATGAGTTATGGTAAAACTATTCTGACTAAAGATGATCTGATGGAAGGAGTAGCAGAAATGATTCTAGAAGTTCAAGTAGAAGCCACCTTCCCCGATGGTACAAAGTTAGTAACGGTACATAATCCCATTAACTAA
- a CDS encoding urease accessory protein UreD, which produces MRTIAVILLGKLNLEYQYQHPKTNLVKVYNSAPLKVQRPFYPEGEHICHTFILNTAGGIVANDRLSQQIHLHQQSQVLITTASAGKVYRSETTQAQQHININLESGAYLEYIPLENIIFAGANYYQSLTIELAENAQYLGWEINRFGRTARGEKFETGTWLSATEIWRQGQPLWIDRQGLWGEQNLYSSANGLANQPVVGTLTWLGSKIRRELLTEMRYLGENLAGETGITTLTDGLICRYRGQTTTEVKTWFKQIGDRIKCLHKSTV; this is translated from the coding sequence ATTAGGACAATAGCAGTAATCTTGTTAGGTAAACTTAATTTAGAATATCAATATCAACACCCTAAAACTAATCTAGTTAAGGTTTATAATTCTGCTCCCCTAAAGGTACAAAGACCATTTTATCCCGAAGGTGAGCATATTTGTCATACCTTTATTTTGAATACAGCAGGTGGAATAGTCGCCAACGATCGCCTATCTCAACAGATACATCTTCACCAACAATCGCAAGTATTAATTACTACAGCTTCAGCGGGTAAAGTCTATCGCAGCGAGACGACACAAGCTCAACAACATATTAATATTAATCTAGAATCAGGTGCTTATTTAGAATATATTCCCTTAGAAAATATTATTTTTGCTGGAGCAAATTACTACCAAAGTTTGACTATAGAATTAGCCGAAAATGCTCAATATCTAGGTTGGGAAATTAATAGATTTGGACGGACTGCTAGAGGAGAAAAATTTGAGACAGGTACATGGTTATCAGCTACAGAAATATGGCGTCAAGGACAACCATTATGGATAGATAGACAAGGTTTATGGGGAGAGCAAAATCTCTATAGTAGTGCCAATGGTTTGGCTAATCAACCAGTAGTAGGAACATTAACTTGGCTAGGTTCAAAAATCAGGAGAGAACTGCTCACAGAAATGAGGTATCTAGGAGAAAATCTAGCAGGAGAAACAGGTATTACTACCTTAACAGATGGGTTAATTTGTCGTTATCGTGGACAGACAACTACAGAAGTAAAAACTTGGTTTAAACAGATTGGTGATAGAATAAAATGTTTACATAAATCAACTGTTTAG
- the ureC gene encoding urease subunit alpha has protein sequence MSYRMDRRTYADTYGPTVGDRVRLADTELLITVEQDYTTYGEEVKFGGGKTIRDGMGQSPITRANGAVDVVITNALILDWWGIVKADIGIKNGKIVEIGKAGNPYTQDNVNIIIGPGTEAIAGEGMILTPGGIDSHIHFICPQQIETAIASGITTMLGGGTGPATGTNATTCTPGKWHIHRMLEAAEAFPINLGFLGKGNSAKPFGLVEQILAGAMGLKLHEDWGTTPATIDTCLKVADEYDLQVAIHTDTLNEAGFVENTINAFQNRVIHTYHTEGAGGGHAPDIIRVCGEANVLPSSTNPTRPYTVNTLEEHLDMLMVCHHLDRSIPEDVAFAESRIRPETIAAEDILHDLGAFSMIASDSQAMGRVGETIIRTWQTAHKMKMQRGGLEDNLRAKRYIAKYTINPAITHGIANYVGSIEVGKLADLCLWKPAFFGVKPEIVIKGGMIVWSQMGDANASIPTPQPVHMRPMFASYGKAIASTSLTFVAQAAIDNNIARQLDLAKQVVPVANTRHLSKADMKLNDALPEIRVDPETYAVYADGELLTCEPAVSLPLTQRYFLF, from the coding sequence ATGAGTTATAGAATGGATCGTCGAACCTACGCAGATACCTATGGACCAACAGTAGGCGATCGCGTTCGTCTTGCGGATACAGAATTATTGATCACAGTAGAACAAGATTACACAACCTACGGCGAAGAAGTAAAATTCGGTGGCGGAAAAACAATCAGAGACGGAATGGGACAATCACCGATTACACGCGCCAATGGTGCGGTAGATGTAGTGATTACTAACGCTTTGATACTGGATTGGTGGGGAATAGTTAAAGCAGATATCGGGATTAAAAACGGCAAAATAGTAGAAATAGGGAAAGCAGGTAACCCCTATACCCAAGATAACGTTAATATTATCATCGGACCTGGGACAGAAGCGATCGCAGGAGAAGGAATGATTCTAACTCCAGGGGGGATAGATAGTCATATTCACTTTATTTGTCCCCAACAAATCGAAACAGCGATCGCCTCGGGAATTACTACTATGTTAGGAGGAGGTACAGGACCTGCTACAGGAACTAACGCTACAACATGTACTCCTGGAAAGTGGCATATCCACAGAATGTTAGAAGCAGCTGAAGCTTTTCCCATTAATCTGGGTTTTTTAGGGAAAGGAAACAGCGCTAAACCATTCGGATTAGTAGAACAAATCCTCGCAGGTGCAATGGGATTAAAACTACACGAAGATTGGGGAACAACCCCCGCAACCATCGACACTTGTTTAAAGGTAGCAGATGAATATGATCTACAAGTAGCTATTCACACCGACACCCTCAATGAAGCAGGTTTTGTGGAAAATACCATCAATGCTTTTCAAAACCGCGTCATTCACACCTACCATACCGAAGGAGCAGGAGGAGGACACGCACCTGATATCATTAGAGTATGTGGTGAAGCTAACGTTTTACCATCCTCTACTAATCCTACTCGTCCCTATACCGTTAATACCCTCGAAGAACACCTGGATATGTTAATGGTATGTCACCATCTTGACCGTAGCATACCAGAAGATGTAGCTTTCGCCGAATCGAGAATACGTCCAGAAACTATCGCCGCTGAAGATATTCTGCATGATTTAGGTGCTTTTAGTATGATCGCTTCAGACTCCCAAGCCATGGGAAGAGTCGGAGAAACCATTATACGCACTTGGCAAACCGCCCATAAAATGAAGATGCAAAGGGGAGGATTAGAGGATAACCTGCGCGCTAAACGCTATATCGCTAAATATACCATCAATCCAGCCATTACCCATGGCATCGCTAACTATGTCGGTTCAATAGAAGTAGGTAAGTTAGCAGATTTGTGTCTCTGGAAACCCGCTTTTTTCGGCGTTAAACCTGAAATAGTTATCAAAGGTGGAATGATCGTCTGGTCTCAAATGGGGGATGCTAATGCTAGTATTCCTACTCCCCAACCTGTACATATGCGCCCTATGTTCGCTAGTTATGGGAAAGCGATCGCCTCAACTAGTTTAACTTTTGTTGCTCAAGCTGCCATAGATAACAATATTGCGAGACAATTAGATTTAGCTAAACAAGTCGTCCCTGTAGCTAATACTCGTCATCTCAGTAAAGCAGACATGAAACTTAATGATGCTTTACCAGAGATTCGAGTAGATCCTGAAACCTACGCGGTTTACGCCGATGGGGAATTGTTAACCTGTGAACCTGCTGTTAGTTTACCTCTGACTCAGCGCTATTTTCTGTTTTGA